In the Mytilus trossulus isolate FHL-02 chromosome 1, PNRI_Mtr1.1.1.hap1, whole genome shotgun sequence genome, one interval contains:
- the LOC134689619 gene encoding uncharacterized protein LOC134689619 produces MNRLFESIIKTKRSCKSVKRAPGRCNLVPYLGQTKRKKWTKPSKIEGPHMYGLNHSFFTDCYGCNSELFDCGKQYFEYISVEFARDVEIQTPTSYTTQGAISQYLQLNVYAVCVVNSGIHDMALPHLTDQQYVKHVHFYVQQLVNSCQNVTWMSITAVRGDKGFPQNNRRIHLWNMLIKDMLRKNFPKIPEYSRSTTYDDGYS; encoded by the exons ATGAATCGACTATTTGaatctataataaaaacaaagagaTCTTGTAAAAGCGTCAAGCGGGCCCCTGGCCGATGTAATCTTGTACCATATTTGGGTCAGACAAAACGCAAGAAATGGACAAAACCATCTAAAATAGAAGGACCTCATATGTATGGATTGAATCACTCATTTTTTACGGATTGTTACGGATGCAACAGTGAACTTTTTGACTGtggtaaacaatattttgaatatatttcagTTGAATTTGCACGAGATGTCGAAATACAGACACCGACGAGCTATACTACCCAAGGAGCCATATCTCAATACCTACAATTAAATGTATATGCTGTATGCGTTGTAAATTCCGGGATTCATGACATGGCACTTCCTCACCTCACCGACCAACAATATGTTAAACATGTGCACTTCTACGTGCAACAATTGGTTAATTCTTGTCAGAACGTAACTTGGATGTCAATTACAGCAGTAAGAGGAGACAAAGGTTTTCCTCAAAATAATCGAAGAATTCATCTGTGGAATATGTTAATTAAAGACATGTTACGTAAGAACTTTCCAAAA ATACCAGAATACAGCAGATCTACCACAT